GAATGGCCTTATCGGCTTGCCTTTAGCTTCAGCCTCACATGCTGTTTCAAAGTAAACTCGATATATGACTGCCCTGGTTAAGAAGTTCATGGACACATCTGTTTCATCGATGATTTTTAGTACTTCTAGTTTAGTATCTTGACCCAAAGATTCGTATCGGTCATCTGTTTTGGTCGCTACGACCAAGATATCTTGTTTAGCCGAGACTGGGTCGTCTTTTTTTGGTTTTTCCGGTCGCTTTTTCAGTGCATGTAGGTACGCAAATTCGCCCACTAGCTCGCATTGTTTCAGTGAGCCTTCTAAGTCATTAACTGGATTAGTTTTACAACTAACTAAGCTAAGTAAAAAAACAAGGATACTTAAATGTATCTTCAACGAGCGCATCCGTATGCCCCTAACGCTTTAAACAGCGGAAAACGCGAGCGTAGCGAGTGGTTTTCCGATGGTTTAACTTGTTATACATATTTTTTAATTAACCCTTTGAATTGATCTTTTTCTTCTTCTGAAGTAAATGATTCAGGTGGCAGAATTAGTGCGAGTAGGTTATCTACGAATATGTATATGCTGCCTTCATATTCTTCTATCGCTTCAATAGCTTTCCATCTATAAAAGCAGTTACCAAGAGGATTTGTTTCCGTAATACCTTCAGCATTTACCTCAATTGTTTTTTCGCCAATCATTAGCCCATTTTCGTTTGGAATACAGAGCATCTTGAATTTACGCACATTCAAATAGTAAGCGACTATAAAAATTAAAAATGGGGCGATAGCTATTGCTGCAGACTGCCAATGAAAGCTCTCAAAAGTGGTTGCTTTGACCTGAAAAATAAACATGAAACCAATAGCTAAAAAGAACCATAAAATCATATTTCTCAAAAACCCGGTGCTTTTATTCTTTGATTTCCATAGCCTCTTTACCGCGTAGTTAGAGTATTTTAAGTAATCTTCTTTAGAAATATTTATAGTTTTAATCATAAATCTAAGCTACATCCCTATATGTAACGCTTTGCTAATGGGCAGCCGAAACGCAGTGTAGGCTGTCCCGTGGAGGCCACGCTGTTTGTGGCTGGAACGAAATTTAGCAACTTGTTATATTTCACTTAATAACCCATTGGC
This portion of the Shewanella amazonensis SB2B genome encodes:
- a CDS encoding YcxB family protein, whose protein sequence is MIKTINISKEDYLKYSNYAVKRLWKSKNKSTGFLRNMILWFFLAIGFMFIFQVKATTFESFHWQSAAIAIAPFLIFIVAYYLNVRKFKMLCIPNENGLMIGEKTIEVNAEGITETNPLGNCFYRWKAIEAIEEYEGSIYIFVDNLLALILPPESFTSEEEKDQFKGLIKKYV